The following proteins are co-located in the Neomonachus schauinslandi chromosome 8, ASM220157v2, whole genome shotgun sequence genome:
- the USP49 gene encoding ubiquitin carboxyl-terminal hydrolase 49, with amino-acid sequence MDRCKHVGRLRLAQDHSILNPQKWCCRECATTESVWACLKCSHVACGRYIEDHALKHFEETGHPLAMEVRDLYVFCYLCKDYVLNDNPEGDLKLLRSSLLAVRGQKQDPPLRRGRTLRSMAAGEDAVPLQRAPQGQPQMLTALWYRRQRLLAKTLRLWFEKSSRGQAKLEQRRQEEALERKKEEARQRRREVKRRLLEELASAPPRKSARLLLHAPRAATPXXXXXXPLPASPRAPAGGRPPPRRAPAMAPGVTGLRNLGNTCYMNSILQVLSHLQKFRECFLNLDPSQTQQLFPKAPNGKAPLSGRPAGGSATELSARSDGAEACEREGLCFNGGASISRSLELIQNKEPSSKHISLCHELHTLFRVMWSGKWALVSPFAMLHSVWSLIPAFRGYDQQDAQEFLCELLHKVQQELESEGTTRRILIPFSQRKLTKQVLKVVNTIFHGQLLSQVTCVSCNYKSNTIEPFWDLSLEFPERYHCIEKGFVPLNQTECLLTEMLAKFTETEALEGRIYACDQCNSKRRKSNPKPLVLSEARKQLMIYRLPQVLRLHLKRFRWSGRNHREKIGVHVVFDQVLTMEPYCCRDMLSSLDKETFAYDLSAVVMHHGKGFGSGHYTAYCYNTEGGACA; translated from the exons ATGGATAGATGCAAACATGTCGGGCGGTTGCGGCTCGCCCAGGACCACTCGATCCTGAACCCGCAGAAGTGGTGCTGCAGGGAGTGCGCCACCACCGAGTCCGTGTGGGCTTGTCTCAAGTGCTCCCACGTGGCCTGCGGCCGCTACATCGAGGATCACGCCCTGAAACACTTTGAGGAGACCGGGCACCCGCTAGCCATGGAGGTCCGGGATCTGTACGTGTTCTGTTACCTGTGCAAGGACTACGTGCTCAACGATAACCCGGAGGGGGACTTGAAGCTGCTCAGAAGCTCCCTCCTGGCGGTCAGGGGCCAGAAGCAGGACCCGCCGCTGAGGCGCGGGCGGACGCTGCGGTCCATGGCCGCGGGCGAGGACGCCGTCCCGCTGCAGCGCGCTCCTCAGGGACAGCCGCAGATGCTCACGGCTCTGTGGTACCGGCGCCAGCGCCTGCTGGCCAAGACGCTGCGGCTCTGGTTCGAGAAGAGCTCCCGCGGCCAGGCGAAGCTGGAGCAGCGGCGGCAGGAGGAGGCGCTGGAGCGCAAGAAGGAGGAGGCGCGGCAGCGGCGGCGCGAGGTGAAGCGGCGGCTGCTGGAGGAGCTGGCCAGCGCCCCTCCGCGCAAGAGCGCGCGCCTGCTGCTGCACGCGCCGCGCGCCGCCACCCC NNNNNNNNNNNNNNNNNCCCCGCTCCCCGCCTCGCCGCGCGCGCCCGCCGGGGGCCGCCCGCCGCCGCGCCGCGCGCCCGCCATGGCGCCGGGCGTCACGGGCCTGCGCAACCTGGGCAACACCTGCTACATGAACTCCATCCTGCAGGTGCTCAGCCACCTCCAGAAGTTCCGCGAATGTTTTCTGAACCTCGACCCTTCCCAGACCCAACAGCTGTTTCCCAAGGCCCCCAACGGGAAGGCTCCGCTCTCGGGCAGGCCCGCCGGCGGCTCGGCCACCGAGCTGTCGGCCAGGAGCGATGGGGCCGAGGCGTGCGAGCGGGAGGGCCTCTGCTTCAACGGCGGGGCCTCCATCAGCAGGAGCCTAGAACTCATCCAGAACAAGGAGCCGAGCTCAAAGCACATTTCCCTCTGTCACGAACTGCACACCCTCTTCCGAGTCATGTGGTCCGGGAAGTGGGCCCTGGTGTCGCCCTTCGCCATGCTTCACTCCGTGTGGAGCCTGATCCCCGCCTTCCGCGGCTATGACCAGCAGGATGCGCAGGAATTCCTCTGCGAGTTGTTGCACAAAGTGCAGCAAGAGCTCGAGTCCGAGGGCACCACGCGCCGGATCCTCATCCCCTTCTCCCAGAGGAAGCTCACCAAACAGGTCTTAAAGGTGGTGAACACCATATTCCACGGGCAGCTACTCAGTCAG GTCACATGTGTATCATGCAATTATAAATCCAATACCATTGAGCCCTTTTGGGATCTGTCCCTGGAATTCCCTGAACGGTATCACTGCATAGAAAAGGGGTTTGTCCCTTTGAATCAGACAGAGTGCCTGCTCACTGAGATGCTGGCCAAGTTCACAGAGACAGAGGCCCTGGAAGGGAGAATCTACGCTTGTGACCAGTGTAACA GCAAACGACGAAAATCCAATCCCAAACCCCTTGTTCTGAGTGAAGCTAGAAAGCAGTTAATGATCTACAGACTACCTCAGGTCCTCCGGCTGCACCTTAAAAGATTCAG GTGGTCTGGCCGTAATCATCGAGAGAAGATTGGGGTCCATGTCGTCTTTGACCAGGTATTAACCATGGAACCTTACTGCTGCAGGGACATGCTCTCCTCTCTTGACAAAGAGACCTTTGCCTATGATCTCTCCGCAGTGGTCATGCATCACGGGAAAGGGTTTGGCTCAGGACACTACACAGCCTATTGCTACAACACAGAGGGAGGTGCGTGCGCTTGA
- the TOMM6 gene encoding mitochondrial import receptor subunit TOM6 homolog, producing the protein MASSGVGVSAAGAPNEAPEIPDNVGDWLRGVYRFATDRNDFRRNLILNLGLFAAGVWLARNLSDIDLMAPQPGV; encoded by the exons ATGGCTTCCAGCGGGGTTGGCGTGAGCGCTGCCGGCGCGCCAAATGAAGCACCCGAAATTCCCGACAACGTGGGAGATTGGCTCCGGGGCGTTTACCGCTTCGCCACCGACAGGAACGATTTCCGGAG GAACTTGATCCTCAATTTGGGACTTTTTGCCGCGGGCGTTTGGCTGGCCAGGAATTTGAGTGACATTGACCTAATGGCACCTCAGCCAGGGGTGTAG